A single Pantoea rwandensis DNA region contains:
- a CDS encoding integrating conjugative element protein, with protein MPALAVDTSLSSGGASVSGAINDGLFYSIGGGSVISPPPSRSNMSRLGLNSGWSSDLMCGNFDLKTTVGNQLNGVTSGFKDLMGNVIQGATGAVMSMPAMAIQRANPGLYEMLTNGVLQAGLSFDKAQLNCQNMSKKLADYTLGSKWQQAAVSEEYKDIVASSGGDAVSSDQKLQKATGEEGVTWVGGQKRGGKGQQAIQPTRDLAKAGYNMMNSLPVTSNSSVSTSGCSGTVCQRWPTSDAAAAAVVKVLGDRSIRTCRETSECTSGGSDNQPGSTLAGTGFSPVLEDATKGNLEQLGKLVGGELQPTADNLAALKTGSLVVTRGVIQSLRDDPDKVALVQRLAGELAMADTVETALTMRRMLTTGESEPNAAEQPEAIAEGDRRIDALDRELNALRNEMELRKSISNNSLLTTLARQGTRNQDNQLQQKSGNQDQGFGQMNQTQSSGAN; from the coding sequence ATTTCCCCGCCGCCAAGCCGCAGCAACATGTCACGTTTAGGTCTGAACAGCGGCTGGAGCAGCGACCTCATGTGCGGCAACTTTGACCTGAAAACCACCGTGGGCAATCAGCTTAACGGGGTCACAAGTGGTTTTAAGGACCTGATGGGTAACGTTATTCAGGGCGCAACCGGCGCAGTCATGAGCATGCCGGCAATGGCCATCCAGCGGGCGAATCCGGGACTGTATGAAATGCTCACCAACGGCGTTTTGCAGGCGGGACTCAGTTTTGATAAAGCCCAGCTCAACTGCCAGAACATGTCGAAAAAGCTTGCCGATTATACGCTGGGGAGTAAGTGGCAACAGGCCGCCGTCTCCGAAGAGTACAAGGATATTGTCGCCTCCAGCGGCGGTGATGCCGTCTCCAGCGACCAGAAACTGCAGAAAGCAACCGGTGAAGAGGGGGTGACCTGGGTCGGAGGTCAGAAACGCGGCGGAAAAGGCCAGCAGGCCATTCAGCCGACGCGGGACCTCGCGAAGGCAGGATACAACATGATGAACAGCCTGCCGGTCACAAGTAACAGCAGCGTAAGCACATCGGGCTGCAGTGGCACCGTATGTCAGCGATGGCCAACGTCCGATGCGGCCGCCGCAGCGGTGGTTAAAGTACTGGGCGACCGTTCCATTCGCACCTGCCGTGAGACCAGCGAGTGCACCAGCGGCGGTTCAGACAATCAGCCTGGTAGCACGCTTGCCGGTACAGGGTTCTCGCCGGTGCTGGAAGATGCCACCAAAGGCAATCTTGAGCAGCTCGGCAAGCTGGTCGGCGGAGAACTGCAGCCAACGGCTGATAACCTCGCAGCCCTTAAAACCGGCAGTCTTGTCGTGACGCGCGGCGTCATCCAGTCGTTGCGCGATGACCCGGACAAGGTCGCTCTGGTTCAGCGACTGGCCGGTGAGCTGGCGATGGCTGACACCGTGGAAACCGCGCTGACCATGCGACGCATGCTGACCACGGGCGAATCTGAGCCCAACGCAGCGGAACAGCCAGAGGCGATTGCCGAAGGTGACCGTCGTATTGATGCGCTCGATCGGGAACTGAATGCCCTGCGTAATGAAATGGAGCTTCGCAAGTCCATCAGCAACAACAGCCTGCTGACCACGCTCGCGCGTCAGGGAACCCGTAACCAGGACAACCAGCTGCAGCAGAAGTCCGGCAACCAGGACCAGGGCTTTGGCCAGATGAACCAGACGCAGTCTTCCGGAGCAAACTGA